The Methanobacterium formicicum DSM 3637 nucleotide sequence ATGTGTCCTTTTCCTCTTCTTGGATCTTTATTTTTTTCATTAACCAATTCTTTGATGTTGTGTGTTCCATCCCCTGTTACATTTGCTGGAACTCGGTGCATTACTGCCACAACTTCATCCGCAATTACTAAAAATCTATATTCCTTGCCTGGTATGAATTCTTCAATCAAGACATAGTTAGAATAGCTTAGTGCTTCTTCAATGGATTTAATATAATCTTTTTTTGATTTTAAACCCTTAACTATGGAAACTCCATCTCCAAAATTAGCAGATTTAGGTTTAATCACAATATCCTTACTTTTAAGGTTCAAATATTCTTCTAAAGCTTCATCGGTCCGGTTAACTGTAATGCTTTTGGGCACGTTAATGTGGTGTTCTTTAAGAATTAACTTGGTTAACTCCTTGTTTTCCATGATCAATGGCACTATATATGAGTCTGCAGATGTTTTGGTGGCCTGCTTAACATATTCAACCCGCATACCTTTTTTCAGGCGAATGAAATTGTCATCCCAGTCCAGCACTTCAACCTCAGCATCCCTTCTTAAAGCTTCCTCTATAACAATTTGAGTTGAAAGTTCAAGTCCTTCATAGTTTTTTAACATAATTTCCTTCTCCTGAATTGTGGTTGTTGGAATAAGTTATAATCAGACTATTTAAGATCGTTTTTTAGCATAGAACTATTTAGCATTATTTTTAGCATATTTTATTCCAAATTCTAAAAAATTTTCATTATTTTCTCTCATTTCCTGATTCATCATTTCAGATGGCAATAGGGACATATCAAGAAGTTTTTGGTGTTCAGTTTCCACGCATGCTCCATATTTATTATTTTTAGTGCTGCTGTCCATCAGTTCAGCTATCTTTTTAAGCTTTTCAAATATTTCCTCTCCCCATGATTTGAGACTAATTTTGTTACCATCGTACTGTTTGAGGATTAAATCTTTTTTTCTTCCAATAAGTGACACTAAATGGTGATTTAAGTTTATCAGGTCATGTTCCTGGTCAGTTATGGGAGGGCTTTGTTCAAACAGGCAAAAGTGCAGGAAAACATGGAGGAAATGCATCTGGTCTATGTTTAAACCCAGTTTATGGAAAGGGTTTAAATCTAAAATTCTGACTTCCACGTATTTAACACCCCTTTTTTCCAGTGCATCCAGTGGAGTTTCCCCGTTACGAATGGGTTGTTTTAATCGAATTAAAGAATAAAATTCACTTTCCTTCTGTAGAACGTTTCCATTGAGTTGTATTTGAGAACCGTTTCTATAAATCCCCAGTTTTGAATATTCTTCATCCTCAGTTGACAGCATCCTGTGAATCTTTGTGGAATACTCCTTTAAACTATTGAAGTATATGTTTTCATTTTTAAGGCTGTTTGAATAGCCAAATCTACTTACACGTAGAGATGTTGCATATTGGAGGCAGTTTTCAATGATATTTTCAGGATCAGGACAGCATTTTTGAATGAGCATTAGTTCCTTTTTTATAACTGGATAATAACTGGAATGGCAGAATGGTGATGCTCCAAAAAGGTAAATTAATATCCAGCTGTAGCGTAGAAAGTTTCTTGCCAGCCCAAAATGTATTTCATCAATGAACAAACGTTTATCCTTCTGATTTCCAAATTTTTCATATAAATAGTTGATCATTTCATTGCCAAAAGAAAAATTATAATGAATTCCTGATATCATCTGCATTTTTTTACCATATCGCAGTGCTAAGCCATTTCTATATATTTCCATATCTTTTCCATTTTCACAATCCGGAAATGATGCAATGGGAATTTTTTCTTCATCTGGAAGATTTGGAGGCATACTGAGTGGCCATAATAGTTCATCACCAATGCCATTTTCGACTTCAAAGTTTATTGTTTTTAAGGAATCATACACTTCTTCTGCGCAATTGAAGGGTTTAGTTATCATTTCAATCTGACTTTCAGAAAAGTCATTGGTAATACGGGGATTTTTGGTTTTATTCCCGAATACCTGAGGATGAGGAGTTAAAGCAAGATCACCAGTTGAAAGAACCCTCTGACACTCTTTTTCCAGACCAAAATTACCTTCTACCAATAATTTTCCTTTGTCATCGTTTAAAAAAGACTTTGATATTTCTGAAAAGTCCCAGCTCATAAAATCCTCTTTTCCTATTTTTTTTATCAGAATTATTTTACAGAATAATTTACCCGTATTTTAAAAAACAGTGAAAACTTTCTTATATATTTGATTACTATTAATCCTTTCATAAATTATCGATAAATTTTTTAGTTGAAGTGCTGTTTTTTAGATAATTGAAGTGCTTTTTTTGGTAATATTACATGATTAGTTACTCATTTATTTTCTTAGATATGAAGAACTGCAATATAAAATTAACGATAGTTATAAGAACGCCTCTTAGATTAACATGAATTTAAAACAAGTTGTGTATATCATCTGCCGATCAAGCTTGTTGTATAAATCAACTGGCAATCAACATTGTTTATAGATGTACTGTGTATCAACCGTGGGTGTAGATCAATATTTAACTATAACTAGGATGAGACATGTTTATGATTAAGAGGAGTATACTTGAATAAAAATACATGGAATATTGAATCAAATGTCTGCGAATAAATGAGAACGAACTGGGGAAACTAATGGAACAAAAATATTTGAAAAATGAATACAGAGCATACAAATCCTTGATAAGCAAAAATAGGAGACAACTGATGGTATTTCTCAATCATTTAACTGCAGACAGTAGGGTAAAACAGCCAATAATGGCTAATGATTGGGATGAGGGTTGCTGTTCTGTTATAGTACAGGTTACAAATAATCATAACGTGGTTGCATTCCGGAGAGATGCAAAATTCCCGGCTGAGTTAATAATTACACAGAAATATTTTCATGGGAAAAAAGCAGCAGTGGAATACAAAATCAATGGAGGTCTATTCTACCATACTGTAATAACTGATAATGGCTGGATTATTGCCAGTGGGGGTATTGGAACAATTCGTAATCATGAACTAATGTCCCTGGCTGGTCAAATAATGGAAAATGGAACAATAAACCAGGATTCCATGGAAAAAGCCCAATCTATCTTAAGGAGCATGTGCGTGGGACACTTCCTAATCAAAAGCCCGGATAATTATGTTGGATCTGCAATCTGCTGCAAAAATACTTCATTAACCAAACTGTTTAAAATGAAGGATGGAGATTTTGTCAGTGTGCCCAATGCACCACAGTTTTACAGAGATGGGAATTTCACCGAGTTTAACAGTGATCCTCTTGCTGCTGCGGCTAGGATAGCAGGCACAGATCTTTGGGGAGTCAACCGGCGTAATGTAATATTTCAGGACGTGGAAAAAAACCCAGATAACACCCTGATCCAGGTTTGGGCATCATTTGATAATGGATCACTGATTGATAGAAACGAGGGTAAAGGCGGGCCGGATAATATACAGTTTTTAAAAAATCCCCTCATTCCTGGTGAGAACTTACCCATAATACCTGAAATGACTAAAATTGGTGATATAAACCTGATGGAAGGTTAATGGATCAGAAGTCGCTTGATTACGTAAAATCCCCAAAAAAATTAATTAAATAAATTTAATTAAATAGATATCATATTTTTTTATCCATTCCAACCTCAGATTTTCCATCTGTCTTGAAATTTTCTTTATATTCAACCATTTCAATCTTACAACCTGATCCTATGGTTATGTTGTTTCCTCGCACTACCCTTGCAGTGGTATTTTCAAGATAAATATTATCTCCTTCAATTACATCTGCAGTGAGTTCATTTTTCCCCTCAGACATTATTTTATTTTTAATACCTAAAAAACTCAGCTTCCCGCTTTTTTTAACTGTAATATCAGAACCACCTATTTCATTCACTTTACTGGGCCAGTACAGGTTTATTCTTAATATATCTCCATTGAGCATTCCCTCAATTGTGAAACCACCTTCTAAATTCAAGATTTCAGTATTAAAATCTTTTCCTACCAGTATACTTCCCTGGATTTTGGCTTCATCCACCAGTAAATCTCCACTGACTTCAAATTCTCCCTGGACTTTAACTTTTTGTGCATTTAAATCGCCTTTAACGATTGTTTCACCCTTTATGCTTACGTAATCCGCAGATTTTACACTGCCGTCCAGCTGGCCTTCCCCATACACTTTAAGGTTAGAGCATTCCACGTCTCCGTGGATTATGCCTTCACCCATTATACTTATCCGGTTAAATTCACCGCCGCTTGAAATTCCAGACCCGTAAATCTTCAGGTCTTTCCTTTTTTCCATCATAATTCCTCCGTTTCGCATATGTCAGGTTCATATAATTTTTAATCCTCTTTCCAGCTAAAGGTTGCTGTACCCAGACCAAAGAGTACTATTCCCAGTGCTGCAACTATGGCCAGGTCGGTTACCGCATCCCCTGTATTTCCAGTTATCATGGAACTTCTGAGGCCCTCGCTCAGGTAGGTTAGAGGGGATATCTTGGCCAGGTACTGTAGGAACCAGGGCATGTTATCCACTGGTATCAGGGTCCCGGAGACAAACATAAGGGGGAAAGTGATTACTCCCACGGCATTCATGGCTGATTCTTCATTTTTCACAAAGTTAGCAACCAGTATTCCAAATCCGGCGAAGAGTGCAGTTCCAACAACTATTAACAGCACGCTCACTACGTTGATCTGGGGGTGAATGTTAAATGCAAATGTTGCCAGTAATAGGGCCACTGCCAGCGATAAGATCACCAGTATGGTCCAGGTGGTGATTCTGGAAGCAATCCATTCTTTACTGGTTAAGGGTGTGGTTGAAAGTTTCCTGAACACTCCAGTGCTACGTAACCTGGCCACTGTCCCCACAGACATATTTGCTGCTGCAGACATGATGGTAATGGCCAGTATTCCTGGAAGAAGGAAATCAAAGTAGTTCATACCAGAAGTAGCAGCTTCCTGGGAGTTCACGGTGATGACTTCATGGGCACCGGAAATTTTCATGTTGAAACCATTGGCCACCTGCTGAACCACTGAAACCACGGCCATGGAAGTTGGTTTAGACTTATCATAGTACACATTAACCCCAGCAGTGCCTATGGACTGCTGAGTAGTGCCTATGGATTGTTGAATATTCTGACCAAAACCCTGGGGTATAATCAGGTACGATGTGATCTTCCCATCTTTCAGCATCTCTTCCAGATTCATCCCTGAACCATCTTTTAGCTGGACTGCCCCGGTAGATCCCATGGTCTGGATAAAATTACTGGACATGGATGAACCATCGTTATCATGATAATAAAGGGTAACTGTGTCAGATTGACCTCCAAATATGTATCCAAATAAAAGGAAAAGCACTATGGGGAAGATGAACATCCAGAAAATATTCATCCTGTCCCGGAATGTCTCTTTCAGACTGTACTTAATATCGGTGCTGATCCGTGACATTTATTTACCCCCTTCTGAGAGTTTATCACCAGTTAAATTCAAGAATACATCTTCCAAAGTTGCTTTTTTAACATAAATTTCTTCACATGCAAGTTCATTTCGATTAATAATAGATAAGGCCTTTGACATACATTTTGTCCCATTTTCTTCAGCTAATTTTATAAAAACATTGTTCCCCTCAATTTTAGACTCAGGAATGGCCTCGATTAATTCATTTTTGGCAATTTCCTCGCATTCCCTGATTATGAGGGTGTTACCACCACCATGGTGGTTAATTAAGTCTTCTGGTGTTCCTTCTGCAATTATCTGACCATTGTGCAGCACGTTCACCCGGTCTGCCAGGTAATGGGCTTCATCCATGTAATGGGTGGTGAGAAATACTGTCTTTCCCTTCGTTTTCAAGGCTTTTATTGCATCCCACACATCACGCCGGGCCTTGGGATCAAGGCCGGTAGTGGGTTCATCAAGGAAGACTATTTCCGGATCATTTACCAGGGCTATGGCAATTCCCACCCGTTGTTTCAGGCCTCCGGAGAGATCTTTAAACAGGGTGTTTCTTTTATCAATCAGGCTCAACATTTCAATTAGATCATCCACGTTGGTATGGGTAGGGTACATCTGGCCAAAATAATCGATGTTTTCATAAACTGTTAACCATTCAAATGCATTAAAATCCTGTGGAAGCACACCAATTCTTTTTTTAACTTCCATCTCATCTTTTTTAATGTCAAATCCCAGGATGGTAATGGTTCCTGCTGTTAAATTTTTCAGGCATTCCATCATTTCAACAGTGGTGGTTTTACCTGCACCATTAGGTCCAAGAAAGGCGAATATCTCCCCTTTTTCAATACTGAAAGATATGTCATTTACTGCTATGAAATCCCCGTATTTTTTAACCAGAGATCTAACTTCAATCACGTTATTAGTCATGTTATCAAATTTTCCTTTGTTCTGCCACTGAAGATTCATTGTGCATTTTAAAGCTGCTGTTATATTCTACCAGTTCTATTTTGCATCCTGGACCCAGTTCGATTGTATCGCCCCTTACCACTTTGGCCTGGGTATTTTCAAGGTAAATTTCATCTCCTTCAATGGTTTCAGTGTTCAGTTCTTTTCCTGCTCCAAAGGGCATGATCATGCCTTTGAGGCCAAATATGTCATATTTTCCTTTTCTTTTAATTGTGATCTTTGAACCACCAATTTCACCGGCTCGGGATGATCCGTGTAACCTGAGTTCCAGTTCATCGGCATTTAACAGCCCGTCAATTCCAAAAGTTCCCTCGATCTTTAAAAATTCAGCATTGCAATCTCCCACAACACTGATACTACCATAGGTTTCCGCCTTTTCTGCGGATAAATTACCTTTAATATCAGTAGTTCCATTAATTTTCATCTTATTTACTTCTAAATTACCTTTAATGGAATTATTACCATTCACTCTCAATTGATCTGTCGTAACATTTCCATTTAAGTTGCATTGTCCATTTATTTTCAGATATATACACTCAAGATCACCGTCTATCTTTCCACTTCCGTTAATGTTTACAGAATTATATTTACCGCCACTTGCACTTCCATGACCATTAATTCTCAAATCACTCACGATTTCCATAGGTATCACCCATTTAAACTATTTTAATCTTCAACTCCTCGATTAAATCAGTTAATTTCATTTTTGCAATGATTTTGGTACTGTTTTCAAAGTAGATATCAGCAACATTTGAAACCAGGCAGCAACTGGAAATTCCCAGTTTGCGTAGAAATATTAATTCACAGCTTTTTGCCTTAAATTTAGGATAATATTCTTCTAATATGTTCAATATCATATTACCTTCATCAAAATTGATTTTTCCTTCATCAAACATTTTATCTAAGATGTAAAGAAATAGTATGGTTTCAAAATCCAGCTTTCTGGTTTCACCTTTTTTTGCAGTATAGAAATCAAGGGTTGTTTTTGAAACAATGTTCTGCTTCATCAGGTCCTGACTTTCCATTACTATTTCCATTAGATTTGGGGATAACATGTCTGCCAGGTTGTCTAAGGAAATATCTCCTTTCATGTTCTTTATTTTCTCGATTCTATCGATAATCTTCTCTTTTGGAAAAAAGGTTTCCTGACCGGTGTAGGTAGATTTCCGGATAAACCATTCCTCTGGGATTAAATTTTTCCTTTTCCAGCGGTATAACTGGCCATAGGAAATTTGGGTTAATTCTAGTAATTCTTTTTTGGAAATCAACTCTTCTTCCATTTTTTAACACCACATTACATTAGCGTAACAAAACACTGTTACATAGATCATCATACTTAGTATTTAAAGGTTGCTCATACGAACAGTCCGTACAATAGAAAAGTATATAAGCATATACTTATATAACATGTGTTATGCTTAGGATTAATTCCAAGTCAACATTGGAGTCTACCGAAGAACTGGAGGAAGTGCTTAAAGCCCTGGCCAATGTCAACCGGTTGCTACTTATCTACTCCCTGGCCTCAGGGGAGGTGGAAAAAATCAGTGTAACCCAGGTATCAAAGAACATGGGCATAACTCAACCTGCAGCATCGCAGCATCTGAAAGTCCTGAAAAATGCCAATATACTCATTGCACACAAAGAGGGGAACTTCATCTACTACAGATTCAACAGACGCTCCATGGAAAAACACCAGAAGCAAATTGATTTTTTATTCACCTGTGCATTTGCCAAGTGTAGTCAGCTGGAAAAGGCCAGCTGCAAACATTCGGAAAAAAAGGAAGAATAAAGGCCTAAAATTAGGGTCTGAATTTTTTTAACATCTTCCAATCATTAATGCAATATTTAAAGATTTTGAATCAAATTGAGAGTACTTAAATCATTATTAAAAATACATCCTAAAAATCAAAACAAAAAATTAAAAACATCTCATTAACCTGTGAGTGATAATATGACCGAAATAAACGCAAATGAAGAATTACCTGTGTTAGTTTTACCAGATATGGTTTTATTACACGAAACTAACATGAACCTTAAAATAAGTAGAAAAATGGGGAGGGAAATACACGACCGTGTTCGTGATCATGATTACTTTGGTATAGCCGTAGCAACCAAGGAGGGGTTACCTGCCCGGTTTTACTCAGAATCTGACATTTACCACACAGGAACCCTGGTAAAAATCGAAAACGCCACTGAAATGAGGGACTTTTACCACCTTAAAGTGGAAATCATAGAAAGAGCAGAAATTGACGAACTCATCAAGGATGGTCTAAGTTACCAGGCTAAATACCATTTAATACCAGATATTGATGATTTAGATAAGGATAACCAGGCAGAAATCTTAAAACACGTACGCTACCTGGTCTCAGAGATCAGTGAAAACTTCAAAGAATCCAAGGCCTACGCAGAGCAAATCAATAAAATGGACGACGTGGGTAAGGTAATAGCCAGCCTATTCCCCTACATGAGACTATCCCTGGAAGAAAAACAGGACTTCCTGGAGACACGCTCACTGAAAGATAAAAGCTTAAAATTCCTGGACATCCTACTGGAGCAGAAAGAGTCCATCCAGTTCCAGATGGAAATGGCCGCCAAACTAAACGAGGAAATGAACAAAAAACACCGGGAAAACCTCCTGAAAGAGCAGCTCAGGGTGATACAGGATGAACTCTCTGAATCTGAAGGAACCCATAAAAAGGATTACCGGGAGTTAATCGAAGAAGCAAACATGCCTGAAGAGGTGAAAGAGGTTGCCCTGGAAGAAGTGAACAAACTGGAACGCCAGGGACCCAACAGCACTGAAGAAAACGTCATCCGAAACTACCTGGACCTTTTAACCAGTCTCCCCTGGGGTGAAAGCCAGGTTAAGGATATTGATATTGAATCAGCCAGAGAACTCTTAAACCAGCAACATTACGGTCTGGACAAAGTCAAAGACAGGATCATCCAGCACCTGACAGTGATGAAACTCAAAAAGAACAAACAGGGCTCCATACTCCTCCTGGTAGGACCACCCGGAACCGGTAAAACCAGCCTGGGAAAGAGCATTGCCGAAGCACTACAGCGTGAATACGTACGTATCAGCCTGGGTGGTGTGAAGGATGAATCTGAAATCAGGGGTCACAGAAGAACCTATGTAGGAGCACTACCTGGTCGAATAATCCAGGGAATGAAACGAGCCGGTACTCGAAACCCGGTGTTCATCATGGATGAAGTGGATAAACTAATGGCATCTTACAATGGAGACCCAGCCAGTGCCCTCCTGGAGGTGTTGGACCCTGAACAGAACAACACCTTCTCTGACCACTACCTGGAAGTACCCTACGATCTATCCGAAGTGTTCTTCATAGCAACTGCCAACTCCCTCAAGGGAATACCCGGCCCATTAAGGGACCGTATGGAAATCATAGAAATAGGCAGTTACACCAGCCATGAAAAATTCCACATAGCCCGAAACCACCTGGTTGATGAGGTCTTGGAAGACAACGGCCTGGATGAGACTCAGATACAGTTTGAAGATGAGGCCATAAAAACCATCATTGAAAAGTACACCCGGGAAGCAGGAGTAAGGGGACTTAAACGTCAGCTGGCAACTGTGGCCAGGGTGGCCTCAGAAAAAATCGTACTGGGAACTGTAGACCTGCCTTACGTGGTTAAAGAGGACATGCTCTACGATCTTCTGGGCCATGAACTCATACAGATCAACATGGCTGGGAAACACAACCCACCCGGAGTGGTAACTGGCCTGGCCTGGACACCAGTTGGTGGAGACATACTGTTCATTGAAGGAGCATTCATGCCCGGAACCGGGAAACTACTCCTCACCGGACAGTTAGGTGATGTGATGAAGGAATCCGCCAAGATATCCCAGAGCCTCATACGCTCCAGACTGGCCTTCAACCTGAAGAGTGTAGAATTCGACAAACAGGACCTGCACATACACGTACCATCCGGGGCCATACCCAAGGACGGACCATCAGCAGGTGTGGCATTACTGACCACCATAGCCTCCCTGGTCACTGGACAGACTGTGGACCCCAAACTGGCAATGACCGGTGAAATCTCCCTCCGAGGAGCAGTACTGCCAGTGGGTGGTATCAAAGAGAAGGTATTAGCCGCCCACCGTGCTGGAATAGAAAGGGTTATTCTGCCTGAAGAAAACCTTAAAGACCTGGATGATGTTCCAGATGATGTTAAGGAAGAAATGGAATTCATACCAGTTAAAACAGTGGAAGATGTTATAGGGGAAACCATTGGCATTGAACTACCAAAACCTTTGCTTCTGGACATGTCCACTGACACCTTAACTGGTGGAGCAGGCACTTAAAGTCCCTGAAATTTTACAGGTCCTTAAAAACCTAAGTATATTCCGTGGATGTTTACGGCTTAAAATCAGTCTGTAAGTCCATAAAACTTGAAAATTCCACCATTCATCCTGCAGGGTGATTTGGTGGAACTCTTTATTCTTCTTTTGAATTAAATGATTCTTATAAATTTAATTCTTAATTCCATAAAACTTGTATTAACTTCTTATAATCCAATTTTAATTTATAATCCTAATTTCTACTTCTTAAAAACCTAATTTTTATCTTTTTAACCTTCATTTTAGTTAATAAATTTCATTTTTTTACCCAAATTTTATATTTTATAATAAAGAAATAATAAATACATAAGAGGGGGTTTTAATGAACACTGAAGGTGCTCACCATTACATTGAAAAGGGCATTGAAAGCTGGTTAGATCATAAAAACTATTTTGAAGCTATTGACTTTTTTCCCGTGCCTTGGAATTTGAACCCCATAACCCTGATGCCCATCTATTAAGGGGAGCAGTGTACGTTGATGTTGGTGACCTGAACCTGGCTTTGAAGGATTATAATAAAGCTTTAGAATACAATCCTGAAAATGTTGGATTATTTTTTGATAAAGGAACAGTTTTATTCTATTTGGGTGAGTATGATAAGGCCATACACTCCTATGAAAAATTTCTATCTCGAGAACCCCGTGATGTGGATGCACTCTATTTCAATGGGTTGGCTTACCATTTTCTGGGGAAAAATAAAACCGCTCAGAAATTAATTGATGAAGCATTGACTTTGATTGAAAAATCTGATGATCTGTACCCTGATCTGTGTAATGCTAAGGGAGAAATACTTTTTGATCTTGAAAGTTACCCGGATGCAATTGATTATTTCAACAAAGCTGTAGAATCAGATCCTGCTTCCTTTATTGCTCTCTACAATACTGGGAGGGCATTCTATGAAATGGGAGAACTAAAATATGCCCTCAAGTACATTGAAGATGCCTTAAAAATAGAGCCTAAAGAGTGGGATGTACTGAATTATAAGGGCCTTATACTGATGGATATGGGTGTTAATGAAGATGCTATTGAATGTTTTGATAAAATTATAAAACTGCACCCTATTTACTTCCCTGCATGGTATAATAAAGGAGTGGCTCTTAAACAGCTTGGAAGAACTGAAGAAGCTTTAGATCACTTTGATCAGGCTATAAAACTCCTTCTTGATAAAAAACCAGGTATGACTCGGGGGATGTGTTTGAAAAGTTCCAAATGAAATGGATGTTATCTTCCCATGATGAGATTGTTTTAGCGACCAGTTTATTTACGTGGTTGGTTTTTTCTAACCATTCCATTTACATGATAACTTTTGTGAGCATTTTTTTCACATGGTTTGTTAATTTCCCAGTTCCTCATTTT carries:
- a CDS encoding helix-turn-helix transcriptional regulator, yielding MLRINSKSTLESTEELEEVLKALANVNRLLLIYSLASGEVEKISVTQVSKNMGITQPAASQHLKVLKNANILIAHKEGNFIYYRFNRRSMEKHQKQIDFLFTCAFAKCSQLEKASCKHSEKKEE
- the lon gene encoding endopeptidase La, translating into MTEINANEELPVLVLPDMVLLHETNMNLKISRKMGREIHDRVRDHDYFGIAVATKEGLPARFYSESDIYHTGTLVKIENATEMRDFYHLKVEIIERAEIDELIKDGLSYQAKYHLIPDIDDLDKDNQAEILKHVRYLVSEISENFKESKAYAEQINKMDDVGKVIASLFPYMRLSLEEKQDFLETRSLKDKSLKFLDILLEQKESIQFQMEMAAKLNEEMNKKHRENLLKEQLRVIQDELSESEGTHKKDYRELIEEANMPEEVKEVALEEVNKLERQGPNSTEENVIRNYLDLLTSLPWGESQVKDIDIESARELLNQQHYGLDKVKDRIIQHLTVMKLKKNKQGSILLLVGPPGTGKTSLGKSIAEALQREYVRISLGGVKDESEIRGHRRTYVGALPGRIIQGMKRAGTRNPVFIMDEVDKLMASYNGDPASALLEVLDPEQNNTFSDHYLEVPYDLSEVFFIATANSLKGIPGPLRDRMEIIEIGSYTSHEKFHIARNHLVDEVLEDNGLDETQIQFEDEAIKTIIEKYTREAGVRGLKRQLATVARVASEKIVLGTVDLPYVVKEDMLYDLLGHELIQINMAGKHNPPGVVTGLAWTPVGGDILFIEGAFMPGTGKLLLTGQLGDVMKESAKISQSLIRSRLAFNLKSVEFDKQDLHIHVPSGAIPKDGPSAGVALLTTIASLVTGQTVDPKLAMTGEISLRGAVLPVGGIKEKVLAAHRAGIERVILPEENLKDLDDVPDDVKEEMEFIPVKTVEDVIGETIGIELPKPLLLDMSTDTLTGGAGT
- a CDS encoding polymer-forming cytoskeletal protein is translated as MEKRKDLKIYGSGISSGGEFNRISIMGEGIIHGDVECSNLKVYGEGQLDGSVKSADYVSIKGETIVKGDLNAQKVKVQGEFEVSGDLLVDEAKIQGSILVGKDFNTEILNLEGGFTIEGMLNGDILRINLYWPSKVNEIGGSDITVKKSGKLSFLGIKNKIMSEGKNELTADVIEGDNIYLENTTARVVRGNNITIGSGCKIEMVEYKENFKTDGKSEVGMDKKI
- a CDS encoding ABC transporter ATP-binding protein gives rise to the protein MNLQWQNKGKFDNMTNNVIEVRSLVKKYGDFIAVNDISFSIEKGEIFAFLGPNGAGKTTTVEMMECLKNLTAGTITILGFDIKKDEMEVKKRIGVLPQDFNAFEWLTVYENIDYFGQMYPTHTNVDDLIEMLSLIDKRNTLFKDLSGGLKQRVGIAIALVNDPEIVFLDEPTTGLDPKARRDVWDAIKALKTKGKTVFLTTHYMDEAHYLADRVNVLHNGQIIAEGTPEDLINHHGGGNTLIIRECEEIAKNELIEAIPESKIEGNNVFIKLAEENGTKCMSKALSIINRNELACEEIYVKKATLEDVFLNLTGDKLSEGGK
- a CDS encoding polymer-forming cytoskeletal protein → MEIVSDLRINGHGSASGGKYNSVNINGSGKIDGDLECIYLKINGQCNLNGNVTTDQLRVNGNNSIKGNLEVNKMKINGTTDIKGNLSAEKAETYGSISVVGDCNAEFLKIEGTFGIDGLLNADELELRLHGSSRAGEIGGSKITIKRKGKYDIFGLKGMIMPFGAGKELNTETIEGDEIYLENTQAKVVRGDTIELGPGCKIELVEYNSSFKMHNESSVAEQRKI
- a CDS encoding ABC transporter permease encodes the protein MSRISTDIKYSLKETFRDRMNIFWMFIFPIVLFLLFGYIFGGQSDTVTLYYHDNDGSSMSSNFIQTMGSTGAVQLKDGSGMNLEEMLKDGKITSYLIIPQGFGQNIQQSIGTTQQSIGTAGVNVYYDKSKPTSMAVVSVVQQVANGFNMKISGAHEVITVNSQEAATSGMNYFDFLLPGILAITIMSAAANMSVGTVARLRSTGVFRKLSTTPLTSKEWIASRITTWTILVILSLAVALLLATFAFNIHPQINVVSVLLIVVGTALFAGFGILVANFVKNEESAMNAVGVITFPLMFVSGTLIPVDNMPWFLQYLAKISPLTYLSEGLRSSMITGNTGDAVTDLAIVAALGIVLFGLGTATFSWKED
- the gshAB gene encoding bifunctional glutamate--cysteine ligase GshA/glutathione synthetase GshB — translated: MPTTTIQEKEIMLKNYEGLELSTQIVIEEALRRDAEVEVLDWDDNFIRLKKGMRVEYVKQATKTSADSYIVPLIMENKELTKLILKEHHINVPKSITVNRTDEALEEYLNLKSKDIVIKPKSANFGDGVSIVKGLKSKKDYIKSIEEALSYSNYVLIEEFIPGKEYRFLVIADEVVAVMHRVPANVTGDGTHNIKELVNEKNKDPRRGKGHITPLEKIELGSVEKNNLASQMKDVYYLPEEDEIVYLRENSNISTGGDSIDFTDDICEDYKIIAQKAAKAVGAKICGVDMIIQDVKAKPDTNNHSIIELNFNPVLYPHNFPYKGQNRHVEKKVLDLLGF
- a CDS encoding glutamate--cysteine ligase, with the protein product MSWDFSEISKSFLNDDKGKLLVEGNFGLEKECQRVLSTGDLALTPHPQVFGNKTKNPRITNDFSESQIEMITKPFNCAEEVYDSLKTINFEVENGIGDELLWPLSMPPNLPDEEKIPIASFPDCENGKDMEIYRNGLALRYGKKMQMISGIHYNFSFGNEMINYLYEKFGNQKDKRLFIDEIHFGLARNFLRYSWILIYLFGASPFCHSSYYPVIKKELMLIQKCCPDPENIIENCLQYATSLRVSRFGYSNSLKNENIYFNSLKEYSTKIHRMLSTEDEEYSKLGIYRNGSQIQLNGNVLQKESEFYSLIRLKQPIRNGETPLDALEKRGVKYVEVRILDLNPFHKLGLNIDQMHFLHVFLHFCLFEQSPPITDQEHDLINLNHHLVSLIGRKKDLILKQYDGNKISLKSWGEEIFEKLKKIAELMDSSTKNNKYGACVETEHQKLLDMSLLPSEMMNQEMRENNENFLEFGIKYAKNNAK
- a CDS encoding YhbD family protein gives rise to the protein MEEELISKKELLELTQISYGQLYRWKRKNLIPEEWFIRKSTYTGQETFFPKEKIIDRIEKIKNMKGDISLDNLADMLSPNLMEIVMESQDLMKQNIVSKTTLDFYTAKKGETRKLDFETILFLYILDKMFDEGKINFDEGNMILNILEEYYPKFKAKSCELIFLRKLGISSCCLVSNVADIYFENSTKIIAKMKLTDLIEELKIKIV